The Gemmatimonas aurantiaca T-27 DNA segment AATAGGCAGTCTTTTGCCCGGCACGCGGTCGGGAGCGGCACGCATGCCACGTTCGATGATGCCGCCGCCAAGGACCACGTCGCCATCAAAAACCACGAGTGACTGACCGGGCGAAATGGCCTGCACGGCCTCGTCGAGCGCGAGTTCGATGCCCTGGGGATCCACCCGCACGATGGTCGCGGGGGACGGGCGGGCCCGATTGCGAACCTGCACCTGCACCTGTGCCCCAACGGGAGGCGCTTCGGCGAGCCAGTTGAGCTCACGGGCTTCCACACCGCGGCCCAGCAGGGCCTCGCGTGGGCCGACCACCACCGCGCGCTCCGACGGCACGATTTCCACCACGAACATCGGCTCGGCGAAACCGCCCGGCAGCCCTTTGCGCTGACCAATGGTGAAACGCGCGAAGCCCTGGTGTTCGCCAATGATCTCCCCACTCGCCAACCGCAGCGGGCCTGGCTGCAGGGCCGGCGCATCGGCGCCGAGGTGTTCGGCAATCACGCGCACGTGATCCCCATCGGGCACGAAGCAGATGTCCTGGCTTTCGATCTTCTCGGCCGTGCGCAGGCCAAAGCGGCGCGCGATGTCGCGCGTCTCCGCCTTCGTCTGTGCCCCGATGGGCAGCACGAGACGATCCAGCACCGGCCGATCGATGCCCCAGAGGAAATAGCTCTGGTCTTTGCTCGTATCGAGCCCCCGCACCATGACGGCCTGTCCATGACGGTGGCCGATGCGCGCATAGTGGCCGGTGGCGAGCCACGGCGCGTCGATGGCGTCGGCCTTGTGCAGGAGATCGCGAAACTTCGTGAACGTGTTGCAGCGCACGCAGGGGATGGGGGTGCGCCCACGGGCGTACTCCTGCACAAAATCGTCGAGCACATCGTGGCTGAAATGATCCACGAGGTTGGTCACGTAGTGCGGGATGCCAAGCTTTTCACACACACGACGTGCGTCGCTGGTGGCGTCGAGCGAGCAGCACGGGCGATCGGGCACATCGGCGCCGTCACCGTGCAGCTTCATCGTCACGCCCACCACGTCGCAGCCATGCTCCATGAGGATGGCGGCGGCTACGGACGAATCCACGCCGCCGCTCATGGCGACCAGCACCCGTGCGCCCTTGGGCGGCAGCCCGGCCATCACCAGACCAGACGTATCGTCAGACACTGTCATCGCGTCATGTCCACGCTTCAGAAGTCGACCACGGCAAACGTGGCTGCGGCGGACGGCGCATGACCACCACGCGCCTTGAGCGCGAGTGCGGCCAGCACTTCGACGGTGCGATCGACGCAGGCCTCGGTGCTCAGGGCCCCAAAGGACAGGCGCAACGCCGCATTGGCCAGCGACGTGGGCACCCCCATCGCCGTCAGCACATGCGACGCCGAGACACTCCCGCTCTGACAGGCAGAACCGGCGCTGCAGGCGATGCCGCGCAGGTCGAGCGCCATGAGCATCGATTCGCTGTCGGTGCCGGGAATGGAGCAATTGCTGATGTGCGGGGCACGTGCGGCGCCGGCGCCGTGAATGACGATATCGGGTATCTGCGCGCGCAGCGCCGTCTCGAAGCGTTCACGCAGTGCGCCCAGCCGCTGGCCTTCGATTTCGTGTTCGGCGAGCACCAGTTCGGCGGCTGTTGCAAGACCGACCGCGAAGGCCACGTTTTCCGTGCCCGGGCGACGACCACGGTCCTGCGAACCACCATGAAACATGGGTTCGAGTGGCGTGTCGCGACGGATGTAGAGCGCACCAATGCCCTTGGGAGCACCGAGCTTGTGTCCCGAGAGCGTGAGGAGATCAAACGGGGTGTGTCGCGCGTCGACAGCCACCTTGCCGAATGCCTGCACGGCGTCGGTGTGGAACACGGCACCCGCCTGTCGCGCGGCAGCAGCCAGTGCGGGGATGTCCTGAATGACCCCGACTTCGTTGTTCACCCACATCACACTGGCCACGGCGGTCTTGTCATCGAGCAGGGCGGCAAAGTGCTCGGCATCCACCAGACCATCGCTCGTGACGCGCACCAGATGCTCCTCACCACCTTCCTGGGCGACGCGGTGGACGGCAGCGAGCACCGCCTTGTGTTCGATGGGCGTGGTGATGGCCGTGGTGCGCCCGCTGGTGCGCTGGGTACGAAAGGCGCCCAGGATGGCGAAGTTGTCACCCTCGGTGCCCCCCGAGGTGAAACAGACTTCATCGGGATGCGCCCCGATACAGATGGCGAGTCGTTCGCGGGCTTCGTCGAGCGCCACACGGGCCTCGCGTCCCCATCGATGCACGCTGCTCGGGTTGCCAAAGCGGGGGCCAAAAAACGGCGCCATGGCGGACATGACCTCGTCGCGCACCGGTGTGGTGGCAGCGTGGTCGAGGTACACGGGCTGAGTCATCCCTTAAATTAGGGGGGTCGGCCAGAGAGAGGCACCCTTGACCCCGAGTCCGTCGGCACTCCGTCGATCCCGCTTCTGATACGGCTCCCGGAACATGTTCACGACCTGCATCCACTGCACGACCGATCTGGGCCGGAATGAAGCCTTCGAGGCGTTTCCGGTGGGCTCACGGCTGGCGTTCGACGCTCGGCAGGGGCGCCTGTGGGTGGTGTGTCGGCACTGCGCGCGCTGGAACCTCTCCCCGCTCGAGGAACGCTGGGAGGCGATCGAGGCCATGGAGCGCCGGTTCACCGATTCGCGGCTCCGGGTGAGCACCGACAACGTCGGGCTGGCACGGCTGCGCGAGGGGGTGGAACTGATCCGTATCGGCGCACCCCAACGGCCGGAGATGGCGGCATGGCGCTACGGCGACCAGTTCGGTCGCCGCCGGCGCCGGCAATTGTTGGTCACCGGTGTCATCGTGGGCAGTGCGACAGCCATCATCGGCGGGGTGATGGCCCTGGGCGCATCGGTGGGCAGTTTTGCGGGCGTGTACGCCAATGGCGGGCTGTGGCAGACGCTCATTCATGGCCGCCAGCGAAAGTCGATCGGCAAAGTACACCTGCCCGATGGCACGCTGGTGGATGTGCAGCGTCGGCATGCGCGCATGAGTGCGTTGCAGTACGCCTCGCCCGATGCGCCGCTGCAACTGCGCTTCGAGCATGTGGGCGGCACGTCGCTGCTGCTCGGCGATGACGCGATGCGTGTGGCGGCGCGGCTCATGCCCACGGTGAATCGTTTTGGGGGATCGGCGTCCAAGGTGCAGGACGCGGTGCAGTTGCTGGAAACCGCCGGTTCGCCGATGGGCGTGTTGCTCAACGCGCAGCAGCAGTCCGGATGGCGTG contains these protein-coding regions:
- the mnmA gene encoding tRNA 2-thiouridine(34) synthase MnmA, which translates into the protein MTVSDDTSGLVMAGLPPKGARVLVAMSGGVDSSVAAAILMEHGCDVVGVTMKLHGDGADVPDRPCCSLDATSDARRVCEKLGIPHYVTNLVDHFSHDVLDDFVQEYARGRTPIPCVRCNTFTKFRDLLHKADAIDAPWLATGHYARIGHRHGQAVMVRGLDTSKDQSYFLWGIDRPVLDRLVLPIGAQTKAETRDIARRFGLRTAEKIESQDICFVPDGDHVRVIAEHLGADAPALQPGPLRLASGEIIGEHQGFARFTIGQRKGLPGGFAEPMFVVEIVPSERAVVVGPREALLGRGVEARELNWLAEAPPVGAQVQVQVRNRARPSPATIVRVDPQGIELALDEAVQAISPGQSLVVFDGDVVLGGGIIERGMRAAPDRVPGKRLPILAA
- a CDS encoding cysteine desulfurase family protein, with amino-acid sequence MTQPVYLDHAATTPVRDEVMSAMAPFFGPRFGNPSSVHRWGREARVALDEARERLAICIGAHPDEVCFTSGGTEGDNFAILGAFRTQRTSGRTTAITTPIEHKAVLAAVHRVAQEGGEEHLVRVTSDGLVDAEHFAALLDDKTAVASVMWVNNEVGVIQDIPALAAAARQAGAVFHTDAVQAFGKVAVDARHTPFDLLTLSGHKLGAPKGIGALYIRRDTPLEPMFHGGSQDRGRRPGTENVAFAVGLATAAELVLAEHEIEGQRLGALRERFETALRAQIPDIVIHGAGAARAPHISNCSIPGTDSESMLMALDLRGIACSAGSACQSGSVSASHVLTAMGVPTSLANAALRLSFGALSTEACVDRTVEVLAALALKARGGHAPSAAATFAVVDF